From a region of the Mauremys mutica isolate MM-2020 ecotype Southern chromosome 12, ASM2049712v1, whole genome shotgun sequence genome:
- the LOC123345873 gene encoding killer cell lectin-like receptor subfamily F member 1, whose translation MEDEEGYTVLNLRPKQRQPGAGPQGGSGCKLCPRDWLLHGDKCYWLSKESKDWTGSREDCSGKSSRMLVIRNQEEMDFIQDVTQGSSYVWIGLTVTPAGGKWTWVDGSLLDPMLFQVSGSAEGNSCGWIRGSRIQAETCGAEFKWICQKEAAVI comes from the exons ATGGAGGATGAAGAGGGCTACACGGTATTAAACCTCCGTCCGAAGCAGAGACAACCGGGAGCTGGGCCCCAAG ggGGCTCCGGATGCAAACTCTGCCCCAGGGACTGGCTGCTGCATGGGGACAAGTGCTACTGGCTGTCTAAAGAGAGTAAAGACTGGACTGGGAGCCGTGAGGACTGCTCGGGGAAGAGCTCTCGCATGCTCGTGATCCGGAACCAGGAGGAGATG GATTTCATACAGGATGTTACACAAGGTTCAAGCTACGTCTGGATTGGACTTACGGTGACACCCGCAGGGGGGAAATGGACCTGGGTGGACGGTTCCCTGTTAGATCCAATGCT CTTCCAAGTCTCAGGCTCTGCTGAagggaacagctgtggctggatAAGAGGCAGCCGGATTCAGGCTGAGACGTGTGGTGCTGAGTTCAAATGGATCTGCCAGAAAGAAGCTGCCGTGATATAA